The following are encoded together in the Culex pipiens pallens isolate TS chromosome 1, TS_CPP_V2, whole genome shotgun sequence genome:
- the LOC120416444 gene encoding uncharacterized protein LOC120416444, whose product MMKIVSTAIYRFFGFVYAVAGLIGCILLLVFKNDLSSDPRERNAILHLACSGLFFYVVLILGLIMRNEKLIKAHLIYMDVMCLVHVVGIIWAGYASSEKVRQNIEEANFLTLPEKIALENKVISNIEASVTWTLVCIAATNILVTVIFRGVIKSIKKTEQQQLDVVISYV is encoded by the exons ATGATGAAGATTGTTTCTACCGCGATTTACCGATTTTTTGGATTCGTTTACGCTGTCGCAGGCCTGATTGGCTGTATTCTTTTGTTAGTGTTCAAGAATGACTTAAGCTCAG ATCCAAGGGAACGTAATGCTATTCTGCATCTTGCTTGTTCTGGATTGTTTTTCTACGTGGTTCTAATCCTTGGACTAATTATG CGCAACGAAAAACTTATAAAAGCTCACCTGATTTACATGGATGTAATGTGTTTAGTTCATGTAGTTGGTATTATTTGGGCCGGTTATGCGAGCAGTGAAAAAGTCCGCCAAAATATAGAGGAAGCAAATTTCCTAACTTTACCTGAAAAGATCGCGCTTGAAAACAAAGTAATTAGTAACATCGAAGCATCAGTTACATGGACCTTGGTTTGCATTGCCG caacTAATATCTTAGTCACTGTCATTTTTAGAGGTGTCATTAAATCTATCAAAAAGACTGAACAACAACAGCTGGATGTCGTTATTTCCTACGTTTAA